The stretch of DNA CTGATGGAGTTGGCCTGGACCATGTTGCCCATGAACCCGAGGGCCAGGATGATGGCGACGGCGAAGAAGCCCGCGAGGAACTTCGCGACAGGCCCGTTGCCGAGCCCGCGGGAGATGTAGTAGGCCGGGCCGCCGACCACCTGTCCCGTCTCGTCCTCCTCCTTATAGAGCTGCGCCAGGCAGGCCTCGCCGAAGTTGGTGGCCATGCCGAAGAAGGCGGCGACCCACATCCAGAAGATGGCTCCGGGGCCGCCGGTGACGAGGGCGGTCATGGCCCCCACCAGGTTCCCCGTCCCGACCTGAGCGGCGATGGCCGTCGTCAGGGCTTGGAACGAGCTCATTCCCGACTTTCCAGCGGCCTCTCCGAAGAGCGAGAAATTGCCGAAGAGCCTGCGGCAGGCCATACCGAACTTCGAGACCTGGACGAACCCCAGGCGAAGGGTGAAGAATATCCCCGTTCCGCAGAGAAGCGGGATCAGGAATTTCGTGCCCCAGAGAAAACTGTTCGCCTGAGTGGTCCATTTCAGGAGTTCCTCGAAAAAGGGTAACGCTAAAATGCTTTCCATGAAATACCTGCTCCTTCCTGAACGTATTAAGAAGATAGAGGCGGCCCGACTGGGCCGAGGCAAGGACACTCCGATTGTATAGAGAAAGAAGGCATCTGTCCACCAAAATCTGCAAATTATATTTTCATCCGTCAGATTGGGCGCTCAAACTTTATGCGAGCTGGGCAGTGCATGTCCCTGCCCAGCCCACGGTAGATGAGGGATACAGAGGACTCGTCCAATGAAAAATATTTTGTATAAAATCATGCGATAACACGCTAAAAACGAACTTAACGACGATTTATGATATCATTGATCCCATATTAGGCAGATTTTTATTTTATTTTTGTGCTTAACGCTTGGAGATGATGATGTTGCGGGACAAATATCCGACGGTGCGGGAGATCTTCGGGGCCATGGTCTTCGACCGCAGGGTCATGAAGGAGAAACTGAACCAGGATGTCTACGAGCGGCTTATCGCCGCGATGGAGGGGCGACAGAAACTGGACGCGGGGCTTGCGGACACCGTGGCGATGGCGATGCGGGACTGGGCCGTCGCGCACGGGGCGACGCACTGGGCGCACTGGTTCCATCCTCAGACCGAGATGACGGCCGAGAAACATCAGGCATTCACCGTGCCCGGCCCCGACGGCACCCCCATCGACGTGTTCCGAGGAAGCGACCTGATCCAGGGCGAGCCGGACGCCTCCTCCTTCCCCTCGGCGGGGAAGCGATCCACCTTCGAGGCGCGGGGCTACAACGCATGGGACATCAGCAGCCCCGCGTTCATCGTGAAGAGCGCCAAAGGGGGTACGCTCTGCATCCCCTCGGTGTTCCTGTCCTGCGACGGGACCCCGCTCGACCTGAAGACCCCCCTGCTCAGGGCCCTGGACGCCCTGGAGGGACGCGCGCTCAAGCTCCTGAGGCTGTTCGGACGCAGGGGGATCCGCAGCGTCCGCATGACGGTCGGTGCGGAACAGGAGTTCTTCCTCCTGGACCGTCCACGCGCCCAGGAGCGGCCGGACATCCGGTTCTGCGGCCGCACGCTGATCGGCGCGCAGCCCGCGAAGGACCAGAAGCTGGACCACCATTACCTCGGCGCCATACCGCCCCGCATCCTGAGCTACATGGAGGACGTGGAGCGCGACCTTGCGCGGCTCGGCATCTCCATCGCCACGCGGCACAACGAGGTGGCGCGCTGCCAGTTCGAGTTCGCCCCGCTCTTCTCCGACGCGAACACGGCCTGCGACCAGAACCAGATCCTCATGGAGACGATGCGGAAGCTGGCCCGACGGCACGACCTGCGCCTGCTCTTCCACGAGAAGCCCTTCCAGGGGATGAACGGAAGCGGGAAGCACGTCAACGTATCCCTGATGGACAGCGAGGGCAACAACCTTCTAAAGCCGTCCCACAGCCACCGGCGCAACGTCGTGTTTCTGACATTCCTGGCCGCCGTCGTGCTGGGGATCTCGAAGCATCACAGTTTGCTCCAGGCCTCCACGGCCACGGCGGGCAATCTGTTCCGTCTCGGGGGACACGAGGCCCCCCCTTCCATCACCAGTGTGTATCTGGGGTCCGCCCTGACCGAGCTCCTGTCCCGGCTCGATCAGGCGGATGTCTCCCTTCCGGACAGGGGGCCGATGGACCTCGGGCTCGCGAAGCTTCCCTCGATCATCCCCTACGACAGCGACCGGAACCGGACAGCGCCCGTGGCCTTCACCGGCGACAAGTTCGAGTTCCGGGCCCCCGGCGCATCGCAGTCCATCGCCCTCCCCGTGACGATGTTCGCGTCGCTCTGGGCATGGGGGGTGCAGCAGATGACCGACATGATCGAGGAACGCAGCTCGGGGGGCAAGGACCCCATGGACGTGGCGCTGGACGCGGTGAAAGAGGCCGTCCGGCGCGGAGGCGACGTCCTGTTCGAGGGGGACGCCTACTCTCGTGAGTGGCACGAGGAGGCCAAAAGACGAGGCCTGATCCAGGCCGTGGATATGCCGGGGAAGATCGACCTCCTCCTGCTCCCGGAGAACAGGAAGACGCTCGAGGAGCTGGGCGTGTTCCGCGAACACG from uncultured Fretibacterium sp. encodes:
- a CDS encoding alanine:cation symporter family protein, giving the protein MESILALPFFEELLKWTTQANSFLWGTKFLIPLLCGTGIFFTLRLGFVQVSKFGMACRRLFGNFSLFGEAAGKSGMSSFQALTTAIAAQVGTGNLVGAMTALVTGGPGAIFWMWVAAFFGMATNFGEACLAQLYKEEDETGQVVGGPAYYISRGLGNGPVAKFLAGFFAVAIILALGFMGNMVQANSI
- a CDS encoding glutamine synthetase III yields the protein MLRDKYPTVREIFGAMVFDRRVMKEKLNQDVYERLIAAMEGRQKLDAGLADTVAMAMRDWAVAHGATHWAHWFHPQTEMTAEKHQAFTVPGPDGTPIDVFRGSDLIQGEPDASSFPSAGKRSTFEARGYNAWDISSPAFIVKSAKGGTLCIPSVFLSCDGTPLDLKTPLLRALDALEGRALKLLRLFGRRGIRSVRMTVGAEQEFFLLDRPRAQERPDIRFCGRTLIGAQPAKDQKLDHHYLGAIPPRILSYMEDVERDLARLGISIATRHNEVARCQFEFAPLFSDANTACDQNQILMETMRKLARRHDLRLLFHEKPFQGMNGSGKHVNVSLMDSEGNNLLKPSHSHRRNVVFLTFLAAVVLGISKHHSLLQASTATAGNLFRLGGHEAPPSITSVYLGSALTELLSRLDQADVSLPDRGPMDLGLAKLPSIIPYDSDRNRTAPVAFTGDKFEFRAPGASQSIALPVTMFASLWAWGVQQMTDMIEERSSGGKDPMDVALDAVKEAVRRGGDVLFEGDAYSREWHEEAKRRGLIQAVDMPGKIDLLLLPENRKTLEELGVFREHELEALHDIRLEAFVRSLEIEVAILYDMLWEGVLPALSKQLILEKNSLSALDGMEFPEGEPWREYILGLGRTRAALIEDAHRLNELRGRMAELPVRERADFLVGTA